A single Oncorhynchus nerka isolate Pitt River linkage group LG10, Oner_Uvic_2.0, whole genome shotgun sequence DNA region contains:
- the LOC115135674 gene encoding uncharacterized protein LOC115135674 yields the protein MISQVLLTGTLCCLLPGLLDATPLKARAVREVSIDSAQARGFLSQSRPKRNVDHKWHRGTPDFQSYYKFYNSIGHIEGLYEIDRIRMLYQQMRHLEQVYGPDASSYQNALGVITPPPTTIAPTTTTLPATTQPTPTTQAPLSFTKTDVLYLCNPKDPLCKAHIVYLPAGAIPVLCDPRYNPACKPQTATVVIAAAPMEPAPVAPLEPAVEAPPPRSPKKSLQPPRPPPIIIKGMEYDCDPYWDPDCLIDHPPRPVKATEPLPPPHTLPVFVEKKVKEDVALEETKTPFNLRDFRRDIFDPYRYSDQAPDPQ from the exons ATGATTTCTCAGGTTCTCCTGACGGGGACACTATGTTGCCTACTCCCAG GTTTGCTGGATGCTACACCACTGAAGGCTAGAG CTGTGAGGGAGGTCAGCATCGACTCTGCCCAGGCTCGTGGCTTCCTGTCTCAGTCACGCCCCAAACGGAACGTCGATCACAAGTGGCACCGCGGCACACCTGATTTCCAGTCCTACTACAAATTCTACAACAGCATCGGCCATATTGAAGGA CTGTATGAGATTGACAGGATCAGGATGCTGTATCAGCAGATGCGTCACCTGGAGCAGGTCTATGGGCCAGACGCCTCCAGCTACCAGAATGCCCTGGGTGTGATaaccccaccacccaccaccatagCTCCTACTACCACCACACTGCCTGCTACCACTCAGCCCACTCCTACTACCCAAGCACCACTTTCTTTTACTAAGACTGACGTCCTGTATCTGTGCAACCCCAAAGACCCCCTCTGTAAAGCTCACATCGTCTACCTGCCTGCAGGGGCCATCCCAGTCCTCTGTGACCCACGCTACAACCCTGCCTGCAAACCCCAAACTGCTACGGTGGTCATTGCTGCTGCACCTATGGAGCCAGCTCCTGTAGCACCTCTGGAGCCAGCTGTTGAAGCACCACCTCCACGATCTCCTAAGAAGTCTCTCCaacctcctcgtcctcctcccatCATCATTAAAGGGATGGAGTATGACTGTGACCCTTACTGGGACCCTGACTGCCTGATCGATCACCCACCTCGCCCTGTCAAGGCGACTGAGCCACTACCACCACCCCATACACTCCCCGTTtttgtggagaagaaggtgaAGGAAGACGTTGCTCTTGAGGAGACCAAAACACCTTTTAACCTGCGTGATTTTCGGCGTGACATATTTGACCCTTACCGCTATTCTGACCAAGCCCCTGACCCGCAGTAG
- the LOC115135671 gene encoding H/ACA ribonucleoprotein complex subunit DKC1-like: MRIEHTCPPQSHCTPKMADVEMNSAKKQKKKKEKTVSDDEVGDIQESGDFLIKPESKVASLDTSQWPLLLKNFDKLNIRTAHYTPLPNGSNPLKRSIQDYVRTGFINLDKPANPSSHEVVAWIRRILRVEKTGHSGTLDPKVTGCLIVCVDRATRLVKSQQSAGKEYVGIVRLHNAIENEHTLARGIETLTGALFQRPPLIAAVKRQLRVRTVYESKLIEYDPERRLGIFWVSCEAGTYIRTLCVHLGLLLGVGGQMQELRRVRSGVLGERDNLVTMHDVLDAQWQYDHNKDETYLRRVIYPLEKLLVSHKRLVMKDSAVNAICYGAKIMLPGVLRYEDGIEMNQDIVVITTKGEAICIATALMTTAVISTCDHGVVAKIKRVIMERDTYPRKWGLGPKASQKKMMIQKGLLDKRGKANDSTPSDWKEGYVDYSASKPKAEETGNGDAKRKREDSDSDAAAASAPSTPLAEDPKKEKKKKKKEKKQKLEHPAAEAAEPAAETEGEVGESAKKKKKKKKKEADAEAE, from the exons ATGCGCATTGAACACACGTGTCCCCCTCAGTCTCATTGCACACCGAAGATGGCGGACGTTGAAA TGAACTCTGCCAaaaaacagaagaagaagaaggaaaagACAGTTTCTGATGATGAAGTTGGG GATATTCAGGAGAGTGGTGATTTCCTCATCAAACCAGAGTCCAAAGTTGCCAGTCTGGACACATCTCAGTGGCCATTGCTGTTGAAA AATTTTGACAAACTCAACATTCGGACAGCTCACTACACACCTTTGCCAAATGGCTCAAACCCTTTGAAGAGGAGCATTCAGGATTATGTTCG GACAGGCTTCATCAACTTGGACAAGCCTGCAAATCCCTCCTCTCATGAGGTGGTGGCCTGGATCCGACGTATCCTGCGAGTGGAGAAGACTGGCCACAGTGGAACCCTGGACCCCAAGGTGACCGGCTGCCTcattgtgtgtgtggacagagccACACGACTGGTCAAGTCCCAGCAGAGTGCAG GCAAAGAGTATGTGGGAATTGTTCGGCTGCACAATGCTATTGAGAATGAGCACACACTTGCTAGG gGAATTGAAACCCTCACAGGTGCTTTGTTCCAGCGACCACCTCTCATCGCAGCCGTTAAGCGGCAGTTGAGAGTTAGGACCGTTTATGAAAGCAAACTCATTGAGTATGACCCAGAGAGGAGATTGG GTATTTTCTGGGTGAGCTGCGAGGCGGGGACCTACATCAGGACCCTGTGTGTCCACCTGGGGCTCCTCCTGGGTGTTGGTGGTCAGATGCAGGAGCTGAGGAGAGTTCGCTCTGGTGTTCTGGGAGAGAGG GACAACCTGGTGACCATGCATGATGTGCTGGATGCTCAGTGGCAGTATGACCACAACAAGGACGAGACGTACCTGCGCAGAGTCATCTACCCACTGGAGAAGCTTCTGGTGTCGCACAAACGTTTGGTCATGAAAGACAGTGCA GTGAATGCGATCTGCTATGGAGCGAAGATAATGTTGCCTGGTGTCCTACGATATGAGGATGGCATTGAGATGAACCAAGATATTGTGGTGATAACAACCAAAGGAGAGGCCATTTGTATAG CTACTGCCCTCATGACTACTGCAGTGATCTCCACGTGTGACCACGGTGTCGTGGCCAAGATAAAGAGGGTCATCATGGAACGCGACACCTACCCCCGCAAGTGGGGCTTGGGGCCCAAG GCCAGCCAGAAGAAGATGATGATCCAGAAGGGACTGCTGGACAAACGCGGCAAAGCCAACGACAGTACTCCATCAGACTGGAAGGAGGGCTACGTAGATTACAG TGCGTCCAAGCCCAAGGCTGAAGAAACCGGCAATGGGGACGCAAAG aggaagagggaagacaGTGATAGTGATGCTGCGGCAGCCTCTGCACCTTCCACTCCATTGGCAGAAGACcccaagaaggagaagaagaagaaaaagaaggaaaaaaagCAAAAACTGGAGCACCCAGCTGCAGAGGCGGCGGAGCCAGCAGCAGAGACCGAAGGAGAG GTGGGCGAGAGtgccaagaagaagaaaaagaagaagaagaaggaagcgGATGCAGAAGCGGAGTGA
- the LOC115135672 gene encoding 55 kDa erythrocyte membrane protein-like isoform X1, with product MTLKSNKNEPAVILERVNSARTALSDLYLEQLLQNKPKPEKGVMPAYETKGAEVYTNGSAGHMNGTEPTRMREVAFEKNPSEPMGVTLKFNGKQKCTVARILHGGMIHRQGSLHEGDEIAEINGTSVANQSVDQLQKILKDTNGVVTMKIIPNQPRCSLVCELFCVTQQTYMRAQFDYDPAKDDLIPCKEAGLKFKTGNIIQIINKHDPNWWQGKVDISTADFAGIIPSPELQEWRVASKSKATEGTQSCSPFGKKKKCKDKYLAKHSSIFDQLDVISYEEVVRLPAFSRKTLVLIGAPGVGRSHIKSSLLTKYPEKFAYPAPHTTRPPRKDEENGQEYYFISNDAMTKCITGNELLEYGSFQGFMFGTKMETIQKIHEQGKIALLDVEPQTLKLLRTADFAPLVVFIAPTNSATQSEAVQSIQKESDAIHSTYRHFFDVLLVNNDVDESVKGVEAAIEQATSTPQWVPVSWVY from the exons GGGGTTATGCCAGCCTATGAGACAAAAGGAGCAGAAGTATACACCAACGGCAGTGCTGGTCACATGAACGGAACTGAGCCAACCAGGATGCGTGAGGTGGCGTTTGAAAAAAATCCCTCAGAGCCCATG gGGGTGACTCTGAAATTTAATGGAAAACAGAAGTGCACTGTGGCCAGAATATTACATGGGGGAATGATACATAGACAAG GTTCCCTACATGAAGGGGATGAAATAGCAGAGATCAATGGAACGAGTGTGGCCAACCAATCTGTCGACCAGCTACAAAAGATCTTG AAAGATACCAATGGAGTAGTCACAATGAAAATCATCCCCAACCAGCCAAGGTGCTCTCTTGTGTGTGAG TTGTTCTGTGTTACTCAACAGACGTACATGAGGGCTCAGTTTGACTACGACCCTGCCAAGGATGACCTCATCCCATGCAAAGAAGCAGGGCTGAAGTTCAAAACGGGCAACATCATTCAGATCATCAACAAGCATGATCCAAACTGGTGGCAAGGCAAGGTGGACATCTCTACTGCCGACTTTGCTGGAATCATCCCCTCCCCAGAACTTCAAGAATG gCGGGTGGCAAGTAAAAGCAAGGCCACAGAGGGCACCCAATCCTGCAGCCCCTTTGGAAAGAAGAAGAAGTGCAAAGACAAGTATCTGGCCAAGCACAGCTCTA TCTTTGACCAGTTGGACGTGATTTCTTATGAAGAGGTTGTCCGGCTCCCTGCCTTCAGCAGAAAAACCTTGGTGCTTATTG GTGCACCAGGTGTAGGAAGGAGCCACATCAAAAGCTCGTTGCTGACCAAATACCCAGAGAAGTTTGCCTACCCTGCACCAC ACACCACCAGACCCCCACGTAAGGACGAGGAGAACGGGCAGGAGTACTACTTCATCTCCAACGACGCCATGACCAAGTGCATCACTGGGAATGAGCTGCTGGAGTATGGCAGCTTCCAGGGGTTCATGTTTGGAACCAAAATGGAGACTATCCAGAAGATCCATGAGCAAGGAAAAATTGCCCTGCTCGATGTGGAGCCACAG ACATTGAAACTTTTGCGGACGGCAGACTTTGCACCTCTAGTGGTGTTCATTGCACCTACCAACTCAGCTACCCAG TCGGAAGCTGTGCAGTCGATCCAGAAGGAGTCGGATGCCATCCACTCCACCTACAGACACTTCTTTGATGTGCTGCTGGTTAACAACGATGTTGATGAGAGTGTGAAAGGAGTGGAGGCGGCCATAGAGCAAGCCACTTCCACCCCACAATGGGTGCCAGTTTCCTGGGTCTACTGA
- the LOC115135673 gene encoding trimethyllysine dioxygenase, mitochondrial-like: MALSRVFFRLHGYLRPISKTQAPLVSRLIRTQNEARCWQCTAAPPSTSCRWQLQEECLELSYGGLVMHFDYVWLRDHCRSASCYNSKTNQRNLDTSHVELNICPANTRVDDENLFLTWPDGHVTKYNLSWLAQNSYEGQKQSAMQPRIIWNSDIYANAKVSPANWDTFMTCDDELKKFLRNFLLYGIAFVEGVPPTVEATETVTQRVSLIRETMYGKMWNFTSDFSRGDTAYTKLALDRHTDTSYFQEPCGIQVFHCLKHEGTGGRTLLVDGFYSADQVLQKTPDNFELLARVPIKHEYIENVSDHRNHMIGIGPVLNVHPWNNEVYMIRYNNYDRAVINTIPHDVVNRWYVAHRQLTTELRKPENELWVKLKPGKVLFIDNWRVLHGRESFTGLRQLCGCYLTRDDVLNTARSLGLQA, translated from the exons ATGGCTTTGTCTCGGGTGTTTTTCCGTTTACATGGCTATTTGCGACCCATATCGAAAACACAGGCTCCTTTGGTCTCCCGACTCATACGGACCCAGAATGAAGCGAGGTGTTGGCAGTGTACTGCTGCTCCACCGTCGACGAGTTGTCGCTGGCAACTTCAGGAAGAATGCCTTG AGCTCAGCTATGGAGGACTTGTTATGCACTTTGACTATGTGTGGCTACGGGATCATTGCCGCTCTGCCTCCTGCTACAACAGCAAGACCAACCAGAGGAACCTAGATACGTCACATGTGGAGCTGAACATATGTCCCGCCAACACCAGGGTGGATGATGAGAATCTCTTCCTCACAT GGCCTGATGGTCATGTGACAAAGTACAACCTGAGTTGGCTGGCTCAGAACAGCTATGAGGGACAGAAGCAGAGTGCCATGCAGCCACGCATCATCTGGAACTCTGACATCTATGCCAATGCCAAGGTGTCCCCTGCCAATTGGGACACGTTTATGACCTGTGACGATGAACTGAAGAAGTTCCTCAGGAACTTTCTGCTGTATGGCATTGCTTTTGTGGAGGGTGTCCCACCAACTGTTGAGGCCACAGAGACTGTTACCCAGAGGGTCAGCCTCATCAG GGAGACTATGTATGGCAAGATGTGGAACTTCACTTCAGATTTCTCCCGAGGAGACACTGCCTACACCAAACTGGCCCTGGACCGTCACACAGACACCTCATACTTCCAGGAGCCTTGTGG GATCCAAGTGTTCCATTGCCTTAAACACGAGGGAACGGGAGGAAGAACACTACTCGTGGATGGATTCTATTCTGCAGACCAAGTACTCCAGAAGACACCTGACAACTTTGAGCTGCTAGCACGGGTGCCTATCAAGCATGAGTACATTGAAAATGTCAGCGACCACCGCAACCACATGATAGGCATCGGCCCTGTGCTCAACGTGCATCCCTGGAACAATGAGGTGTACATGATCCG GTACAATAACTACGACCGGGCAGTCATAAACACTATCCCCCATGACGTTGTCAATCGATGGTATGTGGCTCACAGACAGTTGACCACAGAGCTGAGGAAGCCAGAGAATGAGTTGTGGGTCAAACTGAAGCCTGGAAAG GTTCTCTTCATTGATAACTGGCGTGTCTTGCATGGTCGGGAGTCCTTCACAGGCCTGCGGCAACTGTGTGGCTGCTACCTGACCAGAGACGACGTCTTGAACACTGCCCGCTCCCTGGGTCTGCAGGCCTGA
- the LOC115135672 gene encoding 55 kDa erythrocyte membrane protein-like isoform X2 yields the protein MTLKSNKNEPAVILERVNSARTALSDLYLEQLLQNKPKPEKGVMPAYETKGAEVYTNGSAGHMNGTEPTRMREVAFEKNPSEPMGVTLKFNGKQKCTVARILHGGMIHRQGSLHEGDEIAEINGTSVANQSVDQLQKILKDTNGVVTMKIIPNQPRCSLVCETYMRAQFDYDPAKDDLIPCKEAGLKFKTGNIIQIINKHDPNWWQGKVDISTADFAGIIPSPELQEWRVASKSKATEGTQSCSPFGKKKKCKDKYLAKHSSIFDQLDVISYEEVVRLPAFSRKTLVLIGAPGVGRSHIKSSLLTKYPEKFAYPAPHTTRPPRKDEENGQEYYFISNDAMTKCITGNELLEYGSFQGFMFGTKMETIQKIHEQGKIALLDVEPQTLKLLRTADFAPLVVFIAPTNSATQSEAVQSIQKESDAIHSTYRHFFDVLLVNNDVDESVKGVEAAIEQATSTPQWVPVSWVY from the exons GGGGTTATGCCAGCCTATGAGACAAAAGGAGCAGAAGTATACACCAACGGCAGTGCTGGTCACATGAACGGAACTGAGCCAACCAGGATGCGTGAGGTGGCGTTTGAAAAAAATCCCTCAGAGCCCATG gGGGTGACTCTGAAATTTAATGGAAAACAGAAGTGCACTGTGGCCAGAATATTACATGGGGGAATGATACATAGACAAG GTTCCCTACATGAAGGGGATGAAATAGCAGAGATCAATGGAACGAGTGTGGCCAACCAATCTGTCGACCAGCTACAAAAGATCTTG AAAGATACCAATGGAGTAGTCACAATGAAAATCATCCCCAACCAGCCAAGGTGCTCTCTTGTGTGTGAG ACGTACATGAGGGCTCAGTTTGACTACGACCCTGCCAAGGATGACCTCATCCCATGCAAAGAAGCAGGGCTGAAGTTCAAAACGGGCAACATCATTCAGATCATCAACAAGCATGATCCAAACTGGTGGCAAGGCAAGGTGGACATCTCTACTGCCGACTTTGCTGGAATCATCCCCTCCCCAGAACTTCAAGAATG gCGGGTGGCAAGTAAAAGCAAGGCCACAGAGGGCACCCAATCCTGCAGCCCCTTTGGAAAGAAGAAGAAGTGCAAAGACAAGTATCTGGCCAAGCACAGCTCTA TCTTTGACCAGTTGGACGTGATTTCTTATGAAGAGGTTGTCCGGCTCCCTGCCTTCAGCAGAAAAACCTTGGTGCTTATTG GTGCACCAGGTGTAGGAAGGAGCCACATCAAAAGCTCGTTGCTGACCAAATACCCAGAGAAGTTTGCCTACCCTGCACCAC ACACCACCAGACCCCCACGTAAGGACGAGGAGAACGGGCAGGAGTACTACTTCATCTCCAACGACGCCATGACCAAGTGCATCACTGGGAATGAGCTGCTGGAGTATGGCAGCTTCCAGGGGTTCATGTTTGGAACCAAAATGGAGACTATCCAGAAGATCCATGAGCAAGGAAAAATTGCCCTGCTCGATGTGGAGCCACAG ACATTGAAACTTTTGCGGACGGCAGACTTTGCACCTCTAGTGGTGTTCATTGCACCTACCAACTCAGCTACCCAG TCGGAAGCTGTGCAGTCGATCCAGAAGGAGTCGGATGCCATCCACTCCACCTACAGACACTTCTTTGATGTGCTGCTGGTTAACAACGATGTTGATGAGAGTGTGAAAGGAGTGGAGGCGGCCATAGAGCAAGCCACTTCCACCCCACAATGGGTGCCAGTTTCCTGGGTCTACTGA